From the Salipiger sp. CCB-MM3 genome, the window ATGGTAGCGTTTGCATTCATCTCGGGTTTCCGGGCCGCTACGCTCACCGCCCTCCGCATCAAGCACGTCGACTTTGACCGCCTGTCGGTTCTGCAGGATGCGAGGGAAGTTCCCGCCAAGAACGGCAAGACCTATCGCGCCAAGTGGTTCCCGCGGACCGAAGCATTTCAGGAGGTCTTCTTGTCTTGGGTTCAGGAGCTGAAAGACTTTAAGTTCCAAACGCAGGATGCCTTGTTCCCGGACGGCAAGAATCTCGTGGCGCGTACGCTAGGCGCTGTCCCGATAGAGCCCCTGGCTTCAAGCAAGCCCTTGCAGGACGCGTTTGGCAAAGCGTCCGAGCGTATCGGCAAAGCCTATACGCCACACTCGGCGCGGCACGCGCTGAAAGCGCTGGGCGCCCAGATGTGCCGGTCACACGAGCAGCGTAAAGCCTGGTCGATGAACCTTGGTCATTCGGACGAGCAGATCACGGAAAAGCACTACGCGAAAATGACCCAGTCTCGCAGCAGCGAGATCATCGAGGCCCTGAGTTCCGATCTGGTTTTCACTGAAGAGGAAAACGAGATGATCATCGACTATTATCAGCAGCGTTTCCATCGCGGCACACATGAGTATCTTGTCGCAAAAAGCCTCGCGGAAAAGCGCGATAAGGCGCGAGGGGACTTCGATGTTCTCGAATAGTGCGCAGGCCGTTCGCGGCCTGCGCTCCTGCCTAGTTCCCTAGTATTCGCCACCCGGCAGGAGATTCCCAGTTAGCCTCCTGCGCGCCTCGGTTGTTTGAGCGAAGGTCCGAGAGGCATCAATGCCGGGCCTTAATGCCGTTCGCTGCGGGTGCGGCAGGAGGTTCTGCGTATGTCGGCGATGCGCAGGGAGCGGACTTTGCCCCGCTCGGTATACGCCCCGAAAGCTGCCTTTGAAGCGGAACGCGTCGGTCGGTCTATCCGAGACCAAGGCTGACAGCGCCCCATCCCGCGCTCACCTGTCGGTCCTTGAATATGTCAGAACCTGCCGGGATACATTCCCATCATGCTCTGGACGTCAGCGTCACTGGAAAAAGCGTCTGGGTTACGGGACATCATTTCCCAAATGAATTCCCGCCGGGCCCGCGCGTCATCGGGCGACGTCCTCTCCACGCGGGTGCGGCGGGTGAAGCCGCGCCCGCGCTCGACGAGGCCGAGGGCCAATTGAAGCAACAGAACGGTGCGGTTGGTGGTCACGAATGCGCTCATCTCTCTGGTCTTTCCTGATCCCGCTAAGATGCTCCCAAGGTAGCGAATGCGCGATTTTCCCGGTATCGACTGCCGCGATGTGCTATTCTACAGTAATGAAGAGCCAATTCAGAAACTGGTCAGAAATCAGAGTGTTTCTTGCCGTCGTGCGCGCTGGCTCCACTCTGGCGGCTTCACGCCAGCTTGGTTTAGCCCAGCCAACCGTTGCGCGCCGCATTGAGGCGCTCGAGCATGAGCTTGGTCTGACCCTCTTCGAACGAGACACGCGCGGATTCCGTCCGACAGAAATGGCGCAAGCACTCCTGCTGACAGCCGAAGAGATCGAAGCGGCGACAACCCGCTTCGTCCAGATAGCCGAAGGGCTGCGCACCACTCGTCCGATTCGGATCACGGCCTACTCGGGCAATTTCTCGGCTAGGGTCGTGGCGATCTTCAGTGAATTCTCACTCCTCCGCCCCGATATCAGTTTCGAGTTCTTGCCCAGCGTCGAAGTCTTGGATCTTGCAGCTGGCGAAGCGGATATCGCATTGAGACTGACCAGAAGTCAGCCTGACCCCGAACTGATCTGCCGCAAGATTAGTACGGCATGGTTTGCCTTATACGGCTCACGCTCCTACGCTGAGAAATACGGGTTGCCCGCCTCGACTGAAGATCTGCTCAACCACACGTTCGTGAGTTTTCAGCGTGAAGGTGTGTCGTCAGCGTACAATGATTGGCTCATTGGGCATGTCGCACCAGATCGCATTAGGCAAATTTATTCCGAAATAGATTTGATGCATGCTGCAATCCGTTCTGGCAACGGCCTCGGCATCATGAACGTTAAACTTGCCGAAAGCGATGATACACTCATCCAATGCTTCGCGCCGCTGGAGGAGATGACGTCTGAGCATCTAATGCTGATCGCGCCCGTAGCGTATCGGCGCCCAGAAGTCAGGGCCTTCGCGAAGTACTTCGCGCCCCGCTATGCCTCCGTCTTCAGGTAGAGCCCCAATTGATTAAAATGGCGCATTCAGGCGGTCAATCGCGCCGATTGCATCTTCGTTTGCACGCCGGCCGTATGTGAATTTCTCCCGACTGATCGCTTTCCGCCCACACTGGCCGACCAAGCAGGTATCGACGGAGTTCTCACTTGCGCGTCCGTCCTTGAGCCGCCCGATGCTAAGCTCGCACCCGCCGCGAATGTTCGGAAGCCGCCCTTCGTGTTGGCGCCACGCATCATGCAGCGCTGTGTATGTCTAGCAACTGTCTGCTGACTTCGGTCATCCGGGTCGTGTCCAGAAAGCCGGCAGCGGCCGCTCAGCGCAGGAAGCGGACGAACAGCGCACTTCCCTAGTAGGGTAAGTGCGGCGCAGGAAGCGAACCGCTGGCGCACCACACTTATCAGGGCAGGTATGATACCCTGTTGACCAGCGATAGGGGATCAAGCAATCGGCACCATTAGCTCCTTCAGCTAATCCGGTTCCCGCGAAGATCGCTTCGCATGGATCATCTGGTGGCGGGCTCGATCACGAACGGGAGTATTTTGCGGAGGGCCAAACCAGGTCAGACCGATGGTGCTTCGCTGGACATTTGAACCTATTCAAACGGGAAACCCGTTTGCCTCAATTCTTTGCGCATTTCGTGTCTTAGCCGACTTGTGGCCCAATCACTACCCTTGTAAGGTGACCAATATAGGAACCCACTCACCCTTAGTTTCTCCATCCCTTCTTCGGACATTTCCTTTCGAGATATTTTATGTCTTCCAAATTGCCTCATTTCGTCTACGAGACAGGAGTACTCACTCTCTAGATCACTCCCAAGTTTCGTGTCCTTACTTCCTAATGTGGGAGTATACTGGTCATCCGTAGGGAGATAGTCTATCGCTGAAATATTCGCGCGCGCCATAGAGAGACCGCGGGTGCTATTGGCGAGAAAAATGGATAAATCTGATCCAGCCATCTGAGAAATCTCCGCACCATCAATCACAGCTCCAGTAAGGTCAGCACGGAGGAAGGAGCAGTAGTTTAATAGACTTCCGTGAAACCAAGAGCCAACAAGTTTTGCGTCTCTGAAGTTAGCACATTCTAGGCGGCTAAGGGAAAAAATAGCGCCAGTGAAGTCGCCATCACAGAAGCGAGCGCCGGACAGGTCAACGCTCTGAAGGTCAAGTCGATACTTCTTGGCGTGCTCGAGAGATATACGCCTAGAAGATCTCCGAGCGATAACGTCAATAGCGGCCTGGATGTCCGTGCGGACGAAAGGAAGTTTGCTTATTTTCTCGCTCGAAACAAGGTCTTTGACCGGTGCGTTCTCTCGGATGTAGGCGGTCAAGATCTCCATAATCTGTATGTGGTCGCGCTCGCTATCTTGGGAAATTCTCTCCAATGCATAGATAGCGCCAGTCCTAACCTCGATATTAGGCAGTGTTTCGGCAAAAACGGCCCAATCGCCAACGTCGGCGATTGCCTCATCGTCGCCAGGCTCGACCTCTCTTCCTTGCCACTCAATGACCGTCCGCACATTTTCCCAGGTCTTAACCTTGATGTGTAAACCATCGAAAACCTCGTCTTCATCTACATCATTTCCATGAAGCCAGGTTTCGTCGCGGTATCGCTTTATTTCACGGCTGCGGGGAGGCAGCTCGAATTCGGATGGTTTTTCGACCAGATGGACGACCTCGTGAGATTTCCCGGTGTAGATCTTCACCGGGCGACCGATCTTGTTGGTGGCTCGCTCGGAACCTAAGCCGGCCACGGCCTTGTTGATCTGATCCGTGATGTGGCTC encodes:
- a CDS encoding LysR family transcriptional regulator, which encodes MFLAVVRAGSTLAASRQLGLAQPTVARRIEALEHELGLTLFERDTRGFRPTEMAQALLLTAEEIEAATTRFVQIAEGLRTTRPIRITAYSGNFSARVVAIFSEFSLLRPDISFEFLPSVEVLDLAAGEADIALRLTRSQPDPELICRKISTAWFALYGSRSYAEKYGLPASTEDLLNHTFVSFQREGVSSAYNDWLIGHVAPDRIRQIYSEIDLMHAAIRSGNGLGIMNVKLAESDDTLIQCFAPLEEMTSEHLMLIAPVAYRRPEVRAFAKYFAPRYASVFR
- a CDS encoding pentapeptide repeat-containing protein, whose translation is MKNGSGAKFLEWVGLRRQPDFSKAPWLGALVGVFLALLIISATVGVAAILAQSLAIVLKFGADAEAIRNVGLVLVAIFGAPFVVWRATVAQKQADTAEQSHITDQINKAVAGLGSERATNKIGRPVKIYTGKSHEVVHLVEKPSEFELPPRSREIKRYRDETWLHGNDVDEDEVFDGLHIKVKTWENVRTVIEWQGREVEPGDDEAIADVGDWAVFAETLPNIEVRTGAIYALERISQDSERDHIQIMEILTAYIRENAPVKDLVSSEKISKLPFVRTDIQAAIDVIARRSSRRISLEHAKKYRLDLQSVDLSGARFCDGDFTGAIFSLSRLECANFRDAKLVGSWFHGSLLNYCSFLRADLTGAVIDGAEISQMAGSDLSIFLANSTRGLSMARANISAIDYLPTDDQYTPTLGSKDTKLGSDLESEYSCLVDEMRQFGRHKISRKEMSEEGMEKLRVSGFLYWSPYKGSDWATSRLRHEMRKELRQTGFPFE